The genomic DNA GAGCGGCTGATGGCGGTTGGCGCGCGGCATTACGGTGAAATTCGCGAGACGGCGGCTGATTGGCTGGGGCGCGTGGAGATCACCGAAGACCGGATAGACGACCGCCCGCGTGCCTTCTCTGGCGGCATGCAGCAGCGCCTCCAGATCGCCCGCAACCTCGTCACCGGCCCGCGCCTCGTGTTCATGGATGAGCCGACGGGCGGGCTGGATGTGAGCGTACAGGCGCGGTTGCTCGACCTGTTGCGCGGGCTCGTGCGTGAAATGGGGCTTTCGGCGCTGATCGTCACCCATGATCTCGCCGTTGTGCGCCTTTTGGCCCACCGCCTGATGGTGATGAAATCGGGCCGGGTGGTGGAAAGCGGCTTGACGGATCAGGTGCTGGATGATCCGCAGCACCCCTACACCCAGCTGCTTGTCAGCTCAGTTTTGCAGGTGTGACATGATTGAAATCAGGAACGTTTCCAAGAGCTTCACCCTGCACAATCAGGGCGGCGCGAGCATTGAGGTGATGCGGGGGGCCTCGCTTTCGGTCGCGCCGGGCGAATGCGTGGCGCTGACCGGGCAGTCGGGGGCGGGCAAGTCCACGCTGATGCGGATGATCTGGGGCAATTACCTTGCGGCTTCGGGCTCGATCCGGGTGGGCCGCACCGATGTGGCGCGGGCCGAGCCGCGTGAGATCCTTGCGCTACGGCGAGAGACGCTTGGATATGTCAGCCAGTTCCTGCGCGTTGTGCCCCGGGTGCCCACCCGCGAGGTGGTGGCCGAGCCGTTGCTGGCACTGGGGCGTCCGGGCGATGAGGCCCTGAAGAGGGCCGAAGAGCTGCTGACCCGGCTTAACATTCCGCGCACGCTTTGGGGGCTGTCGCCCACCACCTTCTCGGGCGGAGAGCAGCAGCGGGTGAATATTGCGCGCGGCTTTGCCCACGGGTTTCCGGCGCTTTTGCTGGATGAGCCGACCGCCTCGCTCGATGCCACCAACCGCGAGGTGGTGCTGACCCTGATCGAGGAGGCCAAGGCGCGGGGCGCGGCGATCGTGGGGATCTTCCACGATGAGGAGGCGCGCGACCGGGTTTGCGACCGGGTGGTTGACGTGACCGGCTTTACCCCGGCGAGGGTGGCATGAGCGGGCGCATCTTTGCCGTTGTCGGCCCATCCGGTGCGGGCAAGGATACGCTGATGGCGGCGGCCCAAGCTGCTCGCCCGGGCATTCATCTTGTGCGCCGTGTCGTCACCCGGGCGGTGGGGGCGGGCGAGGATCACCGACCCGTCAGTGAAGACAGTTTTCGCCAGCTTCGCGCCGAGGGGGGCTTTGCGCTGAGCTGGTCGGCCCACGGCCTCTCTTACGGCATCCCGCGCGCGGCAGCAGAGCGCGTGGCGCAGGGTGATTGCGTGTTGTTCAACGGCTCCCGCGCCATGCTGGAGGCCGCTACCGCTGCTTTTCCGGGCCTGCGCGTGCTCCACATTACGGCCAGTGAGGCCACGCTGCGCGCCCGGCTCATGGCCCGTGGCCGCGAGACCATCGCCCAGATCGAGGCGCGGCTGGCGCGCGCCGATCTGCCACTTCCCGCCGGGCTCGATGTGACGACCATCGACAATTCCGGCCCGCTGGAGGAGTCTGTTGCCAAGCTCCTCACCGCGCTCGACTTCAAGGAGACAACCCCGTGATGGATATGCCCGCCCCTGCAGACACCGTGCTTACAAACGCCCGCCTCGTGCTGGATGGCGAGGTGGTGGAGGGGCATGTGCGGATGCAGGGTGCCGAGATTGTCGATGTGGCTGCCGGCCCGGTGCGGGGCGAGGATATGGGTGGGGATTTGCTGATCCCCGGCCTGATCGAGTTGCACACCGACAACCTTGAGCGCCACATCCAGCCCCGCCCCGGTGTGGACTGGCCCCATGACGCTGCCATCCTCGCCCATGACGGCGAATTGGCCAGCGTTGGCATAACCACGGTGTTCGACGCCATGCGCGTGGGCTCCGTGCCCAGCGAGCACGGCGGCTACGAGCCCTATGCCCGAGGGCTGGCCTCGGAGCTGATGGCGCTGCGCGGTGCGGGGGCGCTGAGGATAAGCCATTTTTTGCACCTTCGGGCCGAGGTCTGCTCGGCCACGCTGGCCGAGGAGTTGGAGGCTTTTGGCCCAGAGGATCGGGTGGGCATTGTCAGCCTGATGGATCACACGCCGGGGCAGCGGCAGTTTCGCGATATGAGCAAGCTGAAGGCCTATGTGAAGGGCAAGCGCAGCCTAACCGAAGTGCAGTGGGAGGAGCATGTGGCCAACCTCAGGGCGCTGCGTGCGGCCCATGGCGAGAAGCATGAGGCAGCCACGGTAAAAGCGGCCGGGCGATTTGGGGCGGTGCTGGCCAGCCATGACGACACCACCGAGGCTCATGTGGCGACCTCGGCGGGCTATGGCATTCGGCTGGCGGAGTTTCCGACCACGGAAGAGGCGGCGCAGGCCTGCAAGGCCCACGGCATTGCGGTGATGATGGGCGCACCCAACCTCATCCGGGGCGGCTCGCACTCCGGCAACGTGGCGGCGCAGGCGCTGGCGGAGGCCGACTTGCTTGATATCGTTTCGTCCGATTACGTGCCCTCGGCTCTGCTGACCTCTGCCTTCCGTCTTGCGCGGCTGTGGGACGATCTGCCTCGCGCCATCGCCTGTGTCACCGCCACCCCGGCACGCGCCACCGGGCTGGCCGACAGGGGCAGGATCGCGCCGGGGCTGAAGGCCGATTTGGTGCGGGTGACCATGCTGGGCGACACGCCGGTGATCCGCGCGGTCTGGAGCCACGGACGCCGCGTGGCTTGAGGCAGCCACTCAGAGGGCGGGCAGGGTGGTGCCTTGCCGGGAGAGGCCCGGGGCCAGCGGGTAGAGCGTGGCCTGAAGTGCGTGGTAGATGTCGGGCTTGCCCTTGAACTGGGTTTCGGTGGGCTGGCCCGCCGCATCGAGGCCGGGATACCAGCCGCCGCGCTCGTGGTCGATGAAATGCTCTGCCGCGAAGCTCCATAGCTTGCGATACCAGATTTCATCCTCCTCCCGGCGCTCCAGCTTGATGAGCGAGGCGAGCGCGCCGATCCCTTCTGTCACCGGCCACCAGTAGCGGTCACGCAGCAGGGGGGCGCCGCCAAGGCTGACGGTATAGTGCAGCCCGCCCGCCTCGGCCCAACCATCGGCCAGCGCCCGCTCTACCAGCTTGCGGGCGGTTTCGGGCGCGCCGCTGTCGGGGCGGCCTGCCAGATCCCAGTGTTGGAGCAGCAGGCGGGCGAATTCGAGGCTGTGGCCGGGGGTGGTGCCGGCGGGGCGGAACATCGGGTCGCCATCGTGCTCGGCGTCGACCGTCCAGTCGGTGAAGTAATGTTCGGGGATGCGATACCCGTAGGCCGGGGCCTTCAGTCCAAGGAAAAACCACAGGATGCTGCCTGCCTTTTCCAGATAGTCTTCGCGCCCCGTGGCCTCGAAGGCGGCCATCAGCGCCTCGGCTCCGTGCATGTTGGCGTTCATGCCGCGATAGGCGTCGAGAGGTTGCCAGTCTGGCCCGAAGTCGGGGCCGATCAGGCCGGGGCCATCTTCCCAGAAGTGCTGCTCAAGCACCTCGGTGGCGGCGTCGATCAGCGCGGGAGCGTCCTCG from Oceanicola sp. D3 includes the following:
- a CDS encoding AGE family epimerase/isomerase — translated: MTPGPENAPGFWLDTPEHRTWLAEDARKQFAFFRTALRPEGGFHTLEWNGTPRPDPLQELHCTTRMIHSYALAELCGVGGAEMVEHGMRYLAEGHRDGEGWAWGVEGQTPVDRRRMGYGHVFVLLAASSAHLAGHEDAPALIDAATEVLEQHFWEDGPGLIGPDFGPDWQPLDAYRGMNANMHGAEALMAAFEATGREDYLEKAGSILWFFLGLKAPAYGYRIPEHYFTDWTVDAEHDGDPMFRPAGTTPGHSLEFARLLLQHWDLAGRPDSGAPETARKLVERALADGWAEAGGLHYTVSLGGAPLLRDRYWWPVTEGIGALASLIKLERREEDEIWYRKLWSFAAEHFIDHERGGWYPGLDAAGQPTETQFKGKPDIYHALQATLYPLAPGLSRQGTTLPAL
- the phnL gene encoding phosphonate C-P lyase system protein PhnL, with amino-acid sequence MIEIRNVSKSFTLHNQGGASIEVMRGASLSVAPGECVALTGQSGAGKSTLMRMIWGNYLAASGSIRVGRTDVARAEPREILALRRETLGYVSQFLRVVPRVPTREVVAEPLLALGRPGDEALKRAEELLTRLNIPRTLWGLSPTTFSGGEQQRVNIARGFAHGFPALLLDEPTASLDATNREVVLTLIEEAKARGAAIVGIFHDEEARDRVCDRVVDVTGFTPARVA
- a CDS encoding alpha-D-ribose 1-methylphosphonate 5-triphosphate diphosphatase — translated: MDMPAPADTVLTNARLVLDGEVVEGHVRMQGAEIVDVAAGPVRGEDMGGDLLIPGLIELHTDNLERHIQPRPGVDWPHDAAILAHDGELASVGITTVFDAMRVGSVPSEHGGYEPYARGLASELMALRGAGALRISHFLHLRAEVCSATLAEELEAFGPEDRVGIVSLMDHTPGQRQFRDMSKLKAYVKGKRSLTEVQWEEHVANLRALRAAHGEKHEAATVKAAGRFGAVLASHDDTTEAHVATSAGYGIRLAEFPTTEEAAQACKAHGIAVMMGAPNLIRGGSHSGNVAAQALAEADLLDIVSSDYVPSALLTSAFRLARLWDDLPRAIACVTATPARATGLADRGRIAPGLKADLVRVTMLGDTPVIRAVWSHGRRVA
- the phnN gene encoding phosphonate metabolism protein/1,5-bisphosphokinase (PRPP-forming) PhnN, with the translated sequence MSGRIFAVVGPSGAGKDTLMAAAQAARPGIHLVRRVVTRAVGAGEDHRPVSEDSFRQLRAEGGFALSWSAHGLSYGIPRAAAERVAQGDCVLFNGSRAMLEAATAAFPGLRVLHITASEATLRARLMARGRETIAQIEARLARADLPLPAGLDVTTIDNSGPLEESVAKLLTALDFKETTP
- the phnK gene encoding phosphonate C-P lyase system protein PhnK, whose translation is MTPLLAVRDIRKTYGARIGCTDVSFDLYPGEVMGIVGESGSGKSTLLSCLAGHLTPDTGSVTFDTRAEGPLDTVRMSEPERRMLSRTDWAFVHQNPRDGLRMSVSAGGNVGERLMAVGARHYGEIRETAADWLGRVEITEDRIDDRPRAFSGGMQQRLQIARNLVTGPRLVFMDEPTGGLDVSVQARLLDLLRGLVREMGLSALIVTHDLAVVRLLAHRLMVMKSGRVVESGLTDQVLDDPQHPYTQLLVSSVLQV